A single Cottoperca gobio chromosome 7, fCotGob3.1, whole genome shotgun sequence DNA region contains:
- the LOC115011363 gene encoding caspase recruitment domain-containing protein 19-like isoform X2, which translates to MDTELVDRLVLQLNRIYPQILSDKEAHRFRKLSIPTETRLAKLLKYLHGQGEEACHEFYRGLHIHAEDVYSSLPTRVTLREVADPKWTNTVAIHPERYVLNDRGPMFFLSCFSFAFGIAMLYYYGEGETLRNTGPFLHRSAARFSKDAKDVFISYAEVGKHKKGGR; encoded by the exons ATGGACACTGAACTGGTTGACAGACTGGTGCTGCAGCTGAACAGGATCTACCCCCAGATACTCAGCGACAAGGAAGCTCACAGG TTCAGGAAGCTCAGCATTCCCACCGAGACGCGGTTAGCTAAGCTGTTAAAGTACCTGCATGGTCAGGGCGAGGAGGCATGTCATGAATTCTACAGAGGACTTCACATCCACGCTGAGGACGTCTACTCAAGCCTGCCCACGAGAGTCACACTAagag AAGTGGCCGATCCAAAATGGACTAACACTGTGGCGATCCACCCAGAGCGATATGTGCTTAATGACAGAG GACCAATGTTCTTCCTGAGCTGTTTCAGTTTTGCATTTGGTATTGCAATGCTCTACTATTACGGAG AGGGTGAGACACTGAGAAACACCGGTCCGTTTCTTCACCGCTCTGCAGCAAGATTTAGTAAAGATGctaaagatgttttcatttCCTATGCTGAGGTTGGCAAGCACAAGAAAGGAGGTCGTTAA
- the susd3 gene encoding uncharacterized protein susd3 isoform X1, which translates to MTACSLEGRETNKIPRRSSCTTPAIRNPDLFSLYRALRSTVAHRLYAQPKNGLGGHLSVTTMSAATASIADVSRTDLTNKDDSRGRNKSGQAQCTPMTLPALGTQKIIQGNGTTVGTVISLQCPAQHKLVGSELKCVMGSNSTHWVGENYCKPLTPYEDYGFRVAVLASIVSLGIIFFMSVAFITCCLLDCIKEDKRKKHERESDMWQWEEQAQHQAENRSRYNHKGRNNNNNNTQEKVLSLWDTANPAMCDNMRNCRCHQQCAYGPAGTYGPTHPLPTLPGYDYNQPLLHPESAQISGAPEYNGPSSSSTQTTNPGLQISAMGPVAVWQYGGQRSSFTGANPSTTDESNTRNINPAKEFSIRIISV; encoded by the exons ATGACAGCCTGTTCACTGGAAGGCAGAGAGACGAATAAAATCCCCCGGAGAAGCTCATGCACGACTCCAGCTATACGGAATCCCGATTTGTTTAGCCTATACCGGGCACTAAGGAGCACCGTTGCGCACCGTCTTTACGCACAACCAAAGAACGGACTTGGGGGGCATCTGTCTGTCACCACCATGTCAGCCGCAACAGCTTCAATAGCAGATGTGTCCAGGACTGATCTTACAAACAAAGATGACAGCCGTGGCCGGAATAAGTCAG GTCAGGCTCAGTGCACACCCATGACCCTGCCAGCCCTGGGCACCCAGAAGATCATCCAGGGCAATGGCACGACTGTGGGCACGGTCATTTCCCTGCAGTGCCCAGCCCAACACAAACTGGTTGGAAGTGAGCTGAAGTGTGTCATGGGCAGCAACAGCACCCACTGGGTGGGGGAGAATTACTGTAAAC CTCTGACTCCATACGAGGACTATGGTTTCCGTGTGGCTGTGCTGGCATCCATCGTAAGCTTGGGCATAATCTTCTTCATGTCCGTGGCCTTCATCACCTGCTGTTTGCTCGACTGCATCAAAGAGGACAAAAGGAAAAAGCATGAGAG GGAGTCAGATATGTGGCAGTGGGAGGAGCAGGCCCAACATCAGGCGGAGAACAGGTCTCGCTACAACCATAAAGgcaggaacaacaacaacaacaacacccaGGAGAAGGTGCTTTCACTGTGGGACACTGCTAACCCAGCCATGTGTGACAACATGCGAAACTGCAG GTGTCATCAGCAGTGCGCCTATGGTCCGGCCGGCACATATGGCCCCACTCATCCGCTTCCTACTCTCCCCGGCTATGACTACAACCAGCCTCTCTTACACCCAGAATCTGCACAGATCTCTGGTGCACCTGAATACAACGGACCTTCTTCGTCCTCCACTCAAACTACTAACCCAGGCCTGCAGATCTCAGCCATGGGGCCTGTTGCAGTGTGGCAGTATGGAGGACAGCGGAGCAGTTTTACAGGAGCGAACCCATCAACTACCGATGAGTCCAACACGAGGAATATAAACCCTGCCAAAGAATTTTCAATTCGGATTATATCAGTGTGA
- the susd3 gene encoding uncharacterized protein susd3 isoform X2 yields MLIGFPRVFVPGQAQCTPMTLPALGTQKIIQGNGTTVGTVISLQCPAQHKLVGSELKCVMGSNSTHWVGENYCKPLTPYEDYGFRVAVLASIVSLGIIFFMSVAFITCCLLDCIKEDKRKKHERESDMWQWEEQAQHQAENRSRYNHKGRNNNNNNTQEKVLSLWDTANPAMCDNMRNCRCHQQCAYGPAGTYGPTHPLPTLPGYDYNQPLLHPESAQISGAPEYNGPSSSSTQTTNPGLQISAMGPVAVWQYGGQRSSFTGANPSTTDESNTRNINPAKEFSIRIISV; encoded by the exons ATGCTAATAGGCTTCCCGAGAGTATTTGTCCCAG GTCAGGCTCAGTGCACACCCATGACCCTGCCAGCCCTGGGCACCCAGAAGATCATCCAGGGCAATGGCACGACTGTGGGCACGGTCATTTCCCTGCAGTGCCCAGCCCAACACAAACTGGTTGGAAGTGAGCTGAAGTGTGTCATGGGCAGCAACAGCACCCACTGGGTGGGGGAGAATTACTGTAAAC CTCTGACTCCATACGAGGACTATGGTTTCCGTGTGGCTGTGCTGGCATCCATCGTAAGCTTGGGCATAATCTTCTTCATGTCCGTGGCCTTCATCACCTGCTGTTTGCTCGACTGCATCAAAGAGGACAAAAGGAAAAAGCATGAGAG GGAGTCAGATATGTGGCAGTGGGAGGAGCAGGCCCAACATCAGGCGGAGAACAGGTCTCGCTACAACCATAAAGgcaggaacaacaacaacaacaacacccaGGAGAAGGTGCTTTCACTGTGGGACACTGCTAACCCAGCCATGTGTGACAACATGCGAAACTGCAG GTGTCATCAGCAGTGCGCCTATGGTCCGGCCGGCACATATGGCCCCACTCATCCGCTTCCTACTCTCCCCGGCTATGACTACAACCAGCCTCTCTTACACCCAGAATCTGCACAGATCTCTGGTGCACCTGAATACAACGGACCTTCTTCGTCCTCCACTCAAACTACTAACCCAGGCCTGCAGATCTCAGCCATGGGGCCTGTTGCAGTGTGGCAGTATGGAGGACAGCGGAGCAGTTTTACAGGAGCGAACCCATCAACTACCGATGAGTCCAACACGAGGAATATAAACCCTGCCAAAGAATTTTCAATTCGGATTATATCAGTGTGA
- the LOC115011363 gene encoding caspase recruitment domain-containing protein 19-like isoform X1, with protein MTDIDDYHEQLRTDAQFLCSDERMDTELVDRLVLQLNRIYPQILSDKEAHRFRKLSIPTETRLAKLLKYLHGQGEEACHEFYRGLHIHAEDVYSSLPTRVTLREVADPKWTNTVAIHPERYVLNDRGPMFFLSCFSFAFGIAMLYYYGEGETLRNTGPFLHRSAARFSKDAKDVFISYAEVGKHKKGGR; from the exons ATGACAG ACATTGACGATTACCATGAGCAGCTCCGGACGGACGCCCAGTTCCTGTGCTCAGATGAGAGGATGGACACTGAACTGGTTGACAGACTGGTGCTGCAGCTGAACAGGATCTACCCCCAGATACTCAGCGACAAGGAAGCTCACAGG TTCAGGAAGCTCAGCATTCCCACCGAGACGCGGTTAGCTAAGCTGTTAAAGTACCTGCATGGTCAGGGCGAGGAGGCATGTCATGAATTCTACAGAGGACTTCACATCCACGCTGAGGACGTCTACTCAAGCCTGCCCACGAGAGTCACACTAagag AAGTGGCCGATCCAAAATGGACTAACACTGTGGCGATCCACCCAGAGCGATATGTGCTTAATGACAGAG GACCAATGTTCTTCCTGAGCTGTTTCAGTTTTGCATTTGGTATTGCAATGCTCTACTATTACGGAG AGGGTGAGACACTGAGAAACACCGGTCCGTTTCTTCACCGCTCTGCAGCAAGATTTAGTAAAGATGctaaagatgttttcatttCCTATGCTGAGGTTGGCAAGCACAAGAAAGGAGGTCGTTAA
- the LOC115011284 gene encoding ninjurin-1 yields MNHYANKKSAAESMLDVALLMANASQLKAVLEQGPNISFYTPIITLISISLCLQVAVGVLLIFIVRWNLNDEQKHWRLNIMENLATCLTFIIVVVNVFITAFGVHRPNRSD; encoded by the exons ATGAACCACTATGCTAATAAGAAGAGTGCAGCTGAGAGCATGCTGGATGTGGCACTACTGATGGCCAACGCTTCCCAGCTAAAGGCTGTGCTGGAGCAGGGGCCAAACATCTCTTTTTACACTCCCATCATCACCTTAATCAgcatctccctctgtctgcagGTCGCAGTCGGGGTCCTGCTCATCTTCATAG TTCGATGGAACCTGAATGATGAGCAAAAGCATTGGAGGCTGAACATTATGGAAAACTTGGCCACATGCCTGACTTTTATCATCGTGGTAGTCAACGTCTTCATCACAGCCTTTGGAGTCCACCGGCCGAACCGCAGCGACtga